The genomic region TAACCCCGGCATCGGCAAGCAACTTCTCGACCTGCACCACGGTGGCCTGCTCCAGTTTGACGGTCCGATTCGGCGATAGCTGAACCGAAGGATCCTCGCCGAACAGATTGGGAGAGGAATAAATCACCGCCAAGGCCAGAATGGCCAGGATAAGCAGGTTTTTCCAAACGGGATAGCGGTTTCGCATTGTTGACTGCCTGTGCTACGGAATTCGTATCGTGTTTGCGCGACGGTGGAGGGGACTGCCTAGGCCGCCTTTTCTACCTTTTTCTTGGTCTTGTAAGTGCCCTTGGGCATCAAGGACGCGATCGCGTGGCGCTGAACGTGGATGAACACGTTCTCGCTCACTTCCAACTGCACGAAGTTGTCATCGAGATCAACAACCTTGCCCAGAACGCCGCCGTTCGTAACCACCTCGTTTCCTTTGGAAATTGAGGCAACTAATTTCTTGTGTTCACGTCCACGTTTGTGTTGTGGCCAAACGAACAGGAAAAAGAACACCGTCAGAATGGCGATTGGAAAGATCAGGCCAGCAAGACCCGGATCCTGTGCCGCAGGCGCGGCCTGCGCGTAAGCATCGGAGATAAAAAAGCTCATGAGCACATTCTCATTCTGGTTCACTTAAAGCCGGGCATTATTACACAATCCCAGTGGATTTGCTGCGCTGGCTGTAAAAGCGCGTGACGAACGTGTCCAGCTCGCCACCCGCGATAGCCTCCCTGAGGCCATGCATCAACTGCTGGTAGTAATACAAGTTATGTATCGTGTTGAGCCGGGCCCCCAACATTTCGCGACACTTATCCAGGTGTTTCAGGTAGGCGCGGC from Methyloterricola oryzae harbors:
- the yajC gene encoding preprotein translocase subunit YajC; the protein is MSFFISDAYAQAAPAAQDPGLAGLIFPIAILTVFFFLFVWPQHKRGREHKKLVASISKGNEVVTNGGVLGKVVDLDDNFVQLEVSENVFIHVQRHAIASLMPKGTYKTKKKVEKAA